A genomic stretch from Coffea arabica cultivar ET-39 chromosome 10c, Coffea Arabica ET-39 HiFi, whole genome shotgun sequence includes:
- the LOC113713860 gene encoding chlorophyllide a oxygenase, chloroplastic: MAAIATATALSLPIPLSRSSKFNSKRSVRGGFKVFAVFGEEGALVDKKSPWYPLFDVQDPRSKIPQCKGKFLDVNQALEVARYDIQYCDWRARQDVLTIMLLHEKVVEVLNPLARDFKSIGTMKKELAELQEELAQAHRQVHISEARVATALDKLAYMETLVNDKLLQDTTRSEASRVDSSPSTSQPSLETVKSKLPRSSLNVSGPVQPYNPRLKNFWYPVVFSADLKDDTMVPVDCFEEPWVIFRGQDGKPGCVQNTCAHRACPLHLGSVNEGRIQCPYHGWEYSTNGKCEKMPSTRLVNVKIRALPCFEHEGMIWIWPGNDPPTATLPSLQPPSGFQIHAEIVMELPVEHGLLLDNLLDLAHAPFTHTSTFAKGWSVPSLVKFLTPASGLQGYWDPYPIDMEFRPPCMVLSTIGISEPGKLEGRSTDQCTTHLHQLHVCLPASRQKTRLLYRMSLDFAPVLKHIPFMQYLWRHFAEKVLNEDLRIVVGQQDRMINGANVWNLPVSYDKLGVRYRMWRDAVDRGVKQLPFSKSV, translated from the exons ATGGCCGCCATTGCTACTGCTACAGCTCTTTCGCTTCCCATTCCTCTAAGTCGATCTTCCAAGTTTAACTCCAAAAGG TCTGTGAGAGGAGGCTTTAAAGTCTTTGCAGTCTTTGGAGAAGAAGGCGCATTAGTGGACAAGAAAAGCCCATGGTATCCGCTCTTTGATGTACAGGATCCAAGGTCTAAAATTCCCCAGTGCAAAGGGAAATTTCTGGACGTGAATCAGGCTTTAGAAGTTGCTAGATATGATATACAATACTGCGATTGGCGGGCTCGGCAAGACGTTCTCACTATCATGCTCCTGCATGAAAAG GTTGTAGAAGTATTAAACCCTCTTGCCCGGGACTTCAAATCAATTGGAACCATGAAGAAGGAGCTTGCAGAGTTGCAAGAAGAGCTTGCGCAAGCTCACAGACAG GTGCATATATCAGAAGCAAGGGTTGCAACTGCTCTTGATAAACTGGCTTACATGGAGACATTGGTTAATGACAAGCTGCTTCAAGACACAACCAGATCAGAAGCTAGTCGTGTAGATTCTTCTCCCAGCACTTCTCAACCATCTCTTGAAACTGTAAAAAGTAAGCTACCAAGGAGCAGCTTGAATGTTTCTGGACCAGTCCAACCTTATAATCCCCGTTTGAAGAACTTCTGGTACCCCGTGGTTTTCTCTGCAGACCTGAAGGATGACACCATG GTTCCTGTTGATTGCTTTGAGGAACCTTGGGTAATCTTTCGTGGGCAAGATGGGAAACCTGGATGTGTCCAAAACACCTGTGCTCACAGAGCCTGCCCACTTCACCTGGGTTCAGTCAATGAGGGTCGCATACAGTGTCCCTATCATG GGTGGGAATACTCTACTAATgggaaatgtgaaaaaatgccATCTACAAGATTGGTTAATGTAAAGATCAGGGCATTGCCATGCTTTGAACACGAGGGGATGATATGGATATGGCCAGGCAATGATCCTCCAACAGCCACCCTTCCTTCTTTACAGCCTCCTTCAGGATTCCAAATACATGCTGAG ATTGTTATGGAACTTCCAGTAGAACATGGACTACTCTTGGACAACCTTTTGGATCTTGCACATGCTCCTTTCACTCATACATCCACTTTTGCCAAGGGATGGAGTGTACCCAG CTTGGTTAAATTTTTGACACCTGCATCTGGCCTTCAAGGATATTGGGATCCATACCCAATAGATATGGAATTTCGACCACCCTGTATGGTGTTGTCAACCATTGGAATCTCGGAGCCTGGCAAATTAGAGGGACGGAGCACTGATCAATGCACTACTCACCTTCATCAACTTCATGTTTGCTTACCTGCATCTAGGCAAAAGACAAGATTATTATACAGAATGTCACTAGATTTTGCTCCTGTGCTAAAACATATCCCTTTCATGCAATATTTATGGAGGCATTTTGCAGAAAAG GTTTTGAACGAAGATCTACGAATAGTAGTTGGCCAACAAGATAGAATGATTAATGGAGCAAATGTTTGGAATTTGCCAGTTTCATATGATAAGTTAGGCGTGAGATACAGAATGTGGAGGGACGCAGTGGACCGGGGAGTGAAACAATTGCCCTTCAGCAAATCAGTATAG
- the LOC113713218 gene encoding uncharacterized protein has product MFFFFIGGVNQQVRQVLKSGVGRCIACGSRSDLVEYEKVLNLFFIPVKRWPGKEPVMYCDDCKLFFPQSISPPPPPPSVEEARLPSVTDVLKCHYCSREVDADFRFCPFCGSAL; this is encoded by the coding sequence ATGTTCTTCTTCTTTATTGGAGGCGTGAATCAGCAGGTAAGACAAGTGCTGAAGAGCGGAGTAGGGAGGTGTATAGCCTGCGGTTCACGCTCCGATCTCGTGGAGTACGAAAAGGTTTTGAATCTTTTCTTCATACCCGTCAAGCGATGGCCGGGGAAAGAGCCTGTCATGTACTGCGACGATTGCAAGCTCTTCTTCCCTCAGTCAATCTCCCCTCCGCCACCTCCTCCGTCGGTGGAGGAGGCGCGGTTGCCATCGGTTACTGATGTGTTGAAATGTCACTATTGTTCTCGAGAGGTTGACGCtgacttccgattttgccccttcTGTGGGTCCGCCCTGTGA